A stretch of the Rosa rugosa chromosome 5, drRosRugo1.1, whole genome shotgun sequence genome encodes the following:
- the LOC133709480 gene encoding uncharacterized protein LOC133709480 isoform X2 yields the protein MGILSRSAVARKPNETMRLIVTTFVGVVFGFLIGVSFPTLSLTKLNLSSSLLPSVDLSYNEKGKSSMSDFYSYVKKNSSSTQYQRRNDTSKIWVPTNPRGAEMLPPGIVEAESDYYLRRLWGKPSEDLTTKPRYLVTFTVGIKQKNNIDAAVKKFSEDFTILLFHYDGITTEWDDLEWSKRAIHVSVRKQTKWWYAKRFLHPDIVAPYDYIFIWDEDLGVEHFNAEEYIKLVRKHGLEISQPGLEPNKGLTWQMTKRRGDREVHKQTEEKPGWCTDPHLPPCAAFVEIMAPVFSRSAWRCVWHMIQNDLVHGWGLDFALRKCVEPAHEKIGVVDSQWIVHQTVPSLGSQGESQGGKAPWQGVRERCRKEWTMFQMRVANAESAYFKAMEMYNSTTAH from the exons ATGGGAATCCTTTCACGCAG TGCGGTTGCTAGAAAACCAAATGAGACAATGAGGCTTATTGTGACAACTTTTGTAGGAGTAGTTTTTGGATTCTTGATAGGTGTATCCTTTCCAACATTGTCATTAACGAAG CTGAATCTCTCATCCAGCCTTCTTCCATCAGTTGATCTATCATACAATGAGAAAGGGAAATCAAGCATGtcagatttttattcttatGTGAAGAAAAATAGTAGCTCAACTCAATATCAGAGACGAAATGATACATCGAAG aTTTGGGTGCCCACAAATCCTAGAGGTGCAGAAATGCTACCCCCAGGAATTGTTGAAGCTGAGTCAGACTACTACTTGCGCAGATTATGGGGCAAGCCTAGTGAG GACTTAACAACCAAACCTAGGTACCTTGTGACATTCACTGTGGGTATCAAACAGAAAAATAATATTGATGCAGCTGTGAAAAAG TTTTCAGAGGACTTTACGATTCTTCTTTTCCATTACGATGGGATAAcaactgaatgggatgatcttgAGTGGTCTAAGCGGGCTATACATGTTAGTGTTCGCAAGCAAACTAAATG GTGGTATGCCAAGCGATTTTTGCATCCTGACATTGTGGCCCCATACGATTACATATTTATCTGGGATGAAGACCTCGGAGTAGAGCATTTTAATGCTGAGGA GTACATAAAGCTAGTCAGGAAGCATGGTTTGGAGATTTCGCAGCCTGGTTTAGAACCTAACAAAGGATTGACATGGCAGATGACAAAGAGAAGAGGTGACCGTGAAGTTCACAA ACAAACAGAGGAGAAACCAGGCTGGTGCACTGACCCACATCTGCCTCCATGTGCAGC GTTCGTTGAGATCATGGCTCCCGTATTTTCCCGAAGTGCCTGGCGCTGTGTGTGGCATATGATTCAG AATGACTTGGTCCACGGGTGGGGTCTTGACTTTGCCCTTAGAAAATGTGTAGAG CCTGCCCATGAGAAGATAGGAGTTGTAGATTCTCAGTGGATTGTTCATCAAACTGTTCCATCGCTCGGTAGTCAG GGTGAATCACAAGGTGGAAAAGCGCCATGGCAAGGG GTGAGGGAAAGGTGCAGAAAGGAATGGACAATGTTTCAGATGAGGGTTGCAAATGCAGAAAGTGCGTATTTTAAAGCAATGGAGATGTATAATTCGACGACCGCCCACTAG
- the LOC133710624 gene encoding probable E3 ubiquitin-protein ligase XERICO, translated as MGLSNFPGASEGVLPVLVMNTVLSVALLKNMVRSVFQVMSGANVVASQTLEEDADEYPEVARERRISVARYRSLCHRKSKRGGRLAMAECCVCLCGFEAEQEVSELSCKHFFHKGCLEKWFDNDHTTCPLCRSVC; from the coding sequence ATGGGTCTGTCGAACTTTCCCGGCGCATCGGAGGGCGTGCTACCGGTGCTGGTAATGAACACGGTGCTGTCGGTGGCGCTACTCAAGAACATGGTGAGATCCGTGTTCCAAGTAATGAGTGGCGCCAATGTGGTGGCTTCTCAGACCCTAGAGGAGGACGCAGATGAGTACCCGGAAGTtgcgagagagagaagaatctCGGTGGCCCGGTACAGGTCGCTGTGCCACAGGAAAAGCAAGAGAGGAGGGAGATTGGCTATGGCGGAGTGTTGCGTGTGTCTGTGTGGGTTTGAAGCGGAGCAAGAGGTTAGTGAATTGTCTTGCAAGCATTTCTTCCACAAAGGTTGCTTGGAGAAATGGTTCGACAACGACCACACCACTTGCCCTCTTTGCCGCTCTGTTTGCTAA
- the LOC133709480 gene encoding uncharacterized protein LOC133709480 isoform X1 has protein sequence MRSAIACYLQFLFPCIYSQKLVNNMGILSRSAVARKPNETMRLIVTTFVGVVFGFLIGVSFPTLSLTKLNLSSSLLPSVDLSYNEKGKSSMSDFYSYVKKNSSSTQYQRRNDTSKIWVPTNPRGAEMLPPGIVEAESDYYLRRLWGKPSEDLTTKPRYLVTFTVGIKQKNNIDAAVKKFSEDFTILLFHYDGITTEWDDLEWSKRAIHVSVRKQTKWWYAKRFLHPDIVAPYDYIFIWDEDLGVEHFNAEEYIKLVRKHGLEISQPGLEPNKGLTWQMTKRRGDREVHKQTEEKPGWCTDPHLPPCAAFVEIMAPVFSRSAWRCVWHMIQNDLVHGWGLDFALRKCVEPAHEKIGVVDSQWIVHQTVPSLGSQGESQGGKAPWQGVRERCRKEWTMFQMRVANAESAYFKAMEMYNSTTAH, from the exons ATCAGCTATCGCTTGCTACCTGCAGTTCCTTTTTCCGTGCATTTATAGTCAGAAGCTTGTAAATAACATGGGAATCCTTTCACGCAG TGCGGTTGCTAGAAAACCAAATGAGACAATGAGGCTTATTGTGACAACTTTTGTAGGAGTAGTTTTTGGATTCTTGATAGGTGTATCCTTTCCAACATTGTCATTAACGAAG CTGAATCTCTCATCCAGCCTTCTTCCATCAGTTGATCTATCATACAATGAGAAAGGGAAATCAAGCATGtcagatttttattcttatGTGAAGAAAAATAGTAGCTCAACTCAATATCAGAGACGAAATGATACATCGAAG aTTTGGGTGCCCACAAATCCTAGAGGTGCAGAAATGCTACCCCCAGGAATTGTTGAAGCTGAGTCAGACTACTACTTGCGCAGATTATGGGGCAAGCCTAGTGAG GACTTAACAACCAAACCTAGGTACCTTGTGACATTCACTGTGGGTATCAAACAGAAAAATAATATTGATGCAGCTGTGAAAAAG TTTTCAGAGGACTTTACGATTCTTCTTTTCCATTACGATGGGATAAcaactgaatgggatgatcttgAGTGGTCTAAGCGGGCTATACATGTTAGTGTTCGCAAGCAAACTAAATG GTGGTATGCCAAGCGATTTTTGCATCCTGACATTGTGGCCCCATACGATTACATATTTATCTGGGATGAAGACCTCGGAGTAGAGCATTTTAATGCTGAGGA GTACATAAAGCTAGTCAGGAAGCATGGTTTGGAGATTTCGCAGCCTGGTTTAGAACCTAACAAAGGATTGACATGGCAGATGACAAAGAGAAGAGGTGACCGTGAAGTTCACAA ACAAACAGAGGAGAAACCAGGCTGGTGCACTGACCCACATCTGCCTCCATGTGCAGC GTTCGTTGAGATCATGGCTCCCGTATTTTCCCGAAGTGCCTGGCGCTGTGTGTGGCATATGATTCAG AATGACTTGGTCCACGGGTGGGGTCTTGACTTTGCCCTTAGAAAATGTGTAGAG CCTGCCCATGAGAAGATAGGAGTTGTAGATTCTCAGTGGATTGTTCATCAAACTGTTCCATCGCTCGGTAGTCAG GGTGAATCACAAGGTGGAAAAGCGCCATGGCAAGGG GTGAGGGAAAGGTGCAGAAAGGAATGGACAATGTTTCAGATGAGGGTTGCAAATGCAGAAAGTGCGTATTTTAAAGCAATGGAGATGTATAATTCGACGACCGCCCACTAG
- the LOC133709480 gene encoding uncharacterized protein LOC133709480 isoform X3, with translation MSAVARKPNETMRLIVTTFVGVVFGFLIGVSFPTLSLTKLNLSSSLLPSVDLSYNEKGKSSMSDFYSYVKKNSSSTQYQRRNDTSKIWVPTNPRGAEMLPPGIVEAESDYYLRRLWGKPSEDLTTKPRYLVTFTVGIKQKNNIDAAVKKFSEDFTILLFHYDGITTEWDDLEWSKRAIHVSVRKQTKWWYAKRFLHPDIVAPYDYIFIWDEDLGVEHFNAEEYIKLVRKHGLEISQPGLEPNKGLTWQMTKRRGDREVHKQTEEKPGWCTDPHLPPCAAFVEIMAPVFSRSAWRCVWHMIQNDLVHGWGLDFALRKCVEPAHEKIGVVDSQWIVHQTVPSLGSQGESQGGKAPWQGVRERCRKEWTMFQMRVANAESAYFKAMEMYNSTTAH, from the exons TGCGGTTGCTAGAAAACCAAATGAGACAATGAGGCTTATTGTGACAACTTTTGTAGGAGTAGTTTTTGGATTCTTGATAGGTGTATCCTTTCCAACATTGTCATTAACGAAG CTGAATCTCTCATCCAGCCTTCTTCCATCAGTTGATCTATCATACAATGAGAAAGGGAAATCAAGCATGtcagatttttattcttatGTGAAGAAAAATAGTAGCTCAACTCAATATCAGAGACGAAATGATACATCGAAG aTTTGGGTGCCCACAAATCCTAGAGGTGCAGAAATGCTACCCCCAGGAATTGTTGAAGCTGAGTCAGACTACTACTTGCGCAGATTATGGGGCAAGCCTAGTGAG GACTTAACAACCAAACCTAGGTACCTTGTGACATTCACTGTGGGTATCAAACAGAAAAATAATATTGATGCAGCTGTGAAAAAG TTTTCAGAGGACTTTACGATTCTTCTTTTCCATTACGATGGGATAAcaactgaatgggatgatcttgAGTGGTCTAAGCGGGCTATACATGTTAGTGTTCGCAAGCAAACTAAATG GTGGTATGCCAAGCGATTTTTGCATCCTGACATTGTGGCCCCATACGATTACATATTTATCTGGGATGAAGACCTCGGAGTAGAGCATTTTAATGCTGAGGA GTACATAAAGCTAGTCAGGAAGCATGGTTTGGAGATTTCGCAGCCTGGTTTAGAACCTAACAAAGGATTGACATGGCAGATGACAAAGAGAAGAGGTGACCGTGAAGTTCACAA ACAAACAGAGGAGAAACCAGGCTGGTGCACTGACCCACATCTGCCTCCATGTGCAGC GTTCGTTGAGATCATGGCTCCCGTATTTTCCCGAAGTGCCTGGCGCTGTGTGTGGCATATGATTCAG AATGACTTGGTCCACGGGTGGGGTCTTGACTTTGCCCTTAGAAAATGTGTAGAG CCTGCCCATGAGAAGATAGGAGTTGTAGATTCTCAGTGGATTGTTCATCAAACTGTTCCATCGCTCGGTAGTCAG GGTGAATCACAAGGTGGAAAAGCGCCATGGCAAGGG GTGAGGGAAAGGTGCAGAAAGGAATGGACAATGTTTCAGATGAGGGTTGCAAATGCAGAAAGTGCGTATTTTAAAGCAATGGAGATGTATAATTCGACGACCGCCCACTAG
- the LOC133708726 gene encoding uncharacterized protein LOC133708726: protein MWWMMGEGGGPYCSKKTDDYCADVCGQESGRLLSMSRVRCILRGFDIRALILLIMLIPTCIFGIYAHGQKISYFLRPLWESPPKPFHDIPHYYHENVSMENLCKLHGWGIREYPRRVYDAVLFSNEMDILTIRWKELYPYITKFVLLESNSTFSGIFKPLHFAKNREQFDFVEPRLEYATVGRTAKKGDNPFVEEAYQRLQLDNLLKLAGITDDDLLIMSDVDEIPSRHTINLLRWCDDIPEVLHLRLKNYLYSFEFLVDNNSWRASVHRYRENVTKYAHFRQTDDVLADAGWHCSFCFRKISEFIFKMKAYSHNDRIRFNKYLNPKRVQEVICNGDDLFDMLPEEYTFKEIIGKMGPIPHSYSAVHLPSYLLENAEKYKFLLPGNCRRDRE, encoded by the exons ATGTGGTGGATGATGGGTGAAGGAGGAGGTCCTTACTGCTCTAAGAAGACTGACGATTACTGCGCTGATGTTTGTGGCCAG GAATCAGGTAGACTATTAAGCATGTCAAGAGTCCGCTGCATTCTCCGTGGATTTGATATAAGAGCTCTCATCCTTCTCATTATGCTTATTCCGACATGCATCTTTGGCATATATGCGCATGGACAGAAGATCTCATACTTCTTGCGGCCACTATGGGAATCACCACCCAAACCTTTCCATGATATCCCACACTACTATCACGAGAATGTGTCAATGGAGAACCTCTGCAAACTTCACGGTTGGGGCATCCGCGAGTACCCTAGGCGTGTCTATGATGCTGTGTTGTTCAGTAATGAGATGGACATCCTTACAATACGATGGAAAGAATTGTATCCCTACATAACGAAATTTGTTCTCCTGGAGTCAAATTCAACATTTTCTGGAATTTTCAAGCCTCTGCATTTTGCAAAGAATCGGGAGCAGTTCGATTTTGTTGAACCCCGGTTGGAATATGCGACAGTTGGAAGAACAGCCAAGAAAGGGGACAACCCATTTGTTGAGGAGGCATATCAGCGGCTACAATTGGACAACCTTCTCAAACTAGCTGGTATTACTGACGACGACTTGTTGATAATGTCGGATGTTGATGAGATCCCAAGCAGACACACTATCAATCTCCTGAGGTGGTGTGATGATATTCCTGAAGTCCTTCATCTTCGGCTGAAGAACTATCTTTATTCCTTTGagtttcttgtggacaataacaGTTGGAGGGCCTCAGTACACAGGTATCGAGAGAATGTGACCAAATATGCGCATTTTCGCCAGACAGATGACGTCCTGGCAGATGCAGGGTGGCATTGCAGCTTTTGTTTTCGCAAAATCAGTGAGTTCATATTTAAGATGAAGGCATACAGCCACAATGATCGTATCAGATTTAATAAGTATCTCAACCCTAAAAGAGTTCAGGAAGTAATCTGCAACGGAGACGATCTGTTTGATATGCTTCCAGAAGAGTACACATTCAAGGAAATCATCGGCAAAATGGGCCCTATTCCTCATTCCTACTCAGCTGTTCATCTCCCATCCTATCTGTTGGAGAATGCAGAGAAGTATAAATTCTTGTTGCCTGGGAATTGCAGAAGAGATAGGGAGTGA